TGTTCTTTTTGGGGGTGAGATTCTTTAACTTTTTTAATTATTGGAAAAAAAGGAATTTTTAACTTTTTAGATAAACGTTCTGCGAAATTCGAAACCAATTCAGGGTTTCTTAAGGAAGGTATACAAGTTAACCATTCTGGAAATGGATTTGGTTGCCAGCGATTTAAGATCATTTCACAAATAGCGTCAACAAGATCATCTCTAAAGTATCCCAAATGTTTATCTTCTGAAACTATTTTACCCCACCCAGAGTCTCCCCAACGAGAAAGTACTTTTCCCGTTTCTGCTTGAAAGTTTATTTTTAGATTGCCTTTTATGTTATACGTAGGTAATGCATTTGCAGCAATTTGTTTTCTAGGTAAAATATCAAATTCTGACTGTTTTAAGTAAATAGTTGCCTCAATAATGTTATTCTGAGCTACAGAAATAGGTAATTTTGTATCTGTTTGGCAGTTTGAGCATTTACCACATTTTTGAATATTAGGGTCATCTAATTCTTTTTGTAAAAATTCCATTAAACATTGTTTTGTAACTAAATAGTCTTGAACAATACTCCATTCTAATAAACGTTGATTTGTTAATCGTTCAATTTTTTCAATATCCATTTTATAATTGATAGCAGTTCTTTTCCATTGAGATCCTTCTTTTGTAATTGGTGAAAATTCTTCAACGCTAAGATATTTAATTGTTTGTTCTATTTTACCTTTTCTTAAATTTAGTATTTCCTCTATTTTTATAGTTGACAAACCATCATAATCATCCAGTACTTGCAATATACTTTCAACTATTTCTTGAGGAGGAAAAGCATGTTCTCTAAAATATTTATGAATTTCAGCATCTTCTTGTCCTGATAAGAGTATCCCATAAGCATTATCTATAGCTCTCCCTGCACGTCCTACTTGTTGATAATAGCTTATTATGGAATTAGGTGCTTGAAAATGAATTACAAAATTAAGATCTGGTTTATCATATCCCATTCCTAATGCTGTTGTTGAGACCAATACTTTTAATTTATTATCATATAATGCGTCTTCTAGATATTCTCTATAAGAGTTTGAATCTTCAAAATCGTCACTTTTAACACCAGAATAATATGCTGCTGAATTTACCCCACATTTCTCTAACCATTCTGAAACTGTTCTAACATCACGTTTTGTTAATACATAAATAATACCAGAACCTTTTAATTTGGGTATATTTTCTTTAAGCCAAGCTAATCTAGACGCTTGGTCATTTAGAATAATATTCTGTAGTTTTAAACTATCCCTGGTAAGTAATCCTTTAATTACATTGATATTTCCAATTTGTTCTTTAATATCATTAATTACTCTATTATTAGCAGTCGCTGTAGTACCCAAGATAGGCATTCCTTTAGGCATTCCTTTTAAAATACCAACAATTCTTCTATAGTCTGGACGAAAATCGTGACCCCAATCTGAAATGCAATGAGCTTCGTCAACAACAAATAGTCCTATTTTATCAGCAATTGGATAAAGGATTTTTTCTATAAATTCTTCGCTAGCTAGTCTTTCAGGAGAAATAAGTAGGGTATCAACTTTATCGTTTAAAACTTTTTTTTTTATTTCTTCCCAATCGTCAAAATTTGCTGAGTTTATAGAAACGGCTTTAATTCCAAGTCGTTTTGCAGATTCAATTTGATTACGCATTAATGCTAATAGTGGAGATATAATAATACTTGGTCCCTTTCCTTGATCTCTTAGTATCCTTGTGCTTATAAAATAAACTAAACTTTTCCCCCAACCAGTACGTTGTATCACGAGTAGTTTTTCTTTAGCAGTAGTTAGTTTTTGTATAGACTCCCACTGGTCATCTCTAAATTGAGCATTAGGATTATTGAGGGATTTTCGAAGGAGAGTTATTGCATTATTTTTATCCATGCGATTTCTGTGTTAAAAAATATGAATTAACTATCAAACATATGAAGTTTTTCTTTATAATCTTTACGAAAATCCGTAAACCCCGCAATATTTTGAGTCTATCAACTATTTCAACACAAAACTATCGACTTTGGAGTAGTTTTCCAGACCTCTGCAAAAGCAAGTCGTTTTGATGGTACGAATGTAATTTCGAGTGCCTCAAAACATAACTTGCTGTTATCTTTTGATTAGTAATTCCACCAATTTTACAACGTAAAATCTATAGTGATTTCATAGTAAGAAATCACCAACTATTAGACACTAATATGCCAAGTATTATCACAAAACTCCATAAATCAGATTCAGCTGGTTTATAAAGTTTCTTTGTATATATAATCATATTTGCATAGGTAGATAGAGCAGTTACAGCGTACTGATGTATCTAAAAAGGTAGTAATAATGATTTTGCGTAAAGAACAACCATAAAACCGTCCCAGTAAATTAAACTTAACGTCTTTTTTATTTGTAGTTTTTTAGTTTTCCAGGCTAATAATAACAAATCATAGTATCTCTGTCTTACTTGCTTTTTTCAGGTAGATCCATAGAATGTTTTGATAGCCCGCTAATTATAGCGCTAAGTTGTGTTTTAAGAATTAGTCATATAGGAGCTAAAATACCACACACATGGTATTTTAATTATGTTAAATATGAGATAAAATTGCACTTTGTTAAATTAAAAATTAAAATTTTAAAAAAACTATTATTTACATTGTTAGGAGCTTCACTAATTATTTCTTGTTCTTCTGATGACGTTAAAATGAAAAAAGATGAATTAACTTATAATCACAATTCTTTTGTATTAAAAGATAATATTTCAAAAGTGAATTTAGATGTTCAAACAAATTTTGTGCCTTCTCATGAAAATGCGAGGCTAATAAAATCAAATCAAAGAAGTGTTTTTTTAGAAAATAAATTTATAGACTCTTTTGGTGAAATAAGGACTGCTTTAGTTGAATATGATGGAATTGATTTGTTTACAATTTCATTTAAGGAAACAAGTTTAGTATACTACATAAAGAAAATAGCTGAAAATGAATTTTTTATTTTAAATGAAAACAATGTCAAACTTCAAAAAATAGCAATGCTTTATGATGCTAGTAATAATTTAAACATTAAAACGATAGAGATTTACAACCATATAAATCAGAGTAAAAGTAACAATTTAATTAGCACTAGAGGTGGATGGTATAGTTGCATGGAAGAGAGAATGTCTGATCCTTTGAATCAAGTATTGTTAGCAGGTGCCGCTGCTGCTGTCGTACCATCAGGAGGCTCTTCTTTTTTAGGCTATATGGCAGGAGTTGCAGGAATCGGAGTTTATTGTGCTTTTTAAAGAAATAATATGAAAAAAAAAATTATATATCTATTTATAATACTAGGGGTTTTACTACTAAATTTCGTTTTAAAGGAACTTGATCTTTTACCTAAAATCCCTAGAGAATATATTATACCTATTTCAATTTTATCTTTAATAATTGGTTCTATTATAGGCAGAACCATAAAGAAACGATCATTATAAAACGAAATTATTTATAAAAGCCTAACAAAATAAACTCTCATCTTTTTAAGACGAGGGTTTTTCTATTATCACCC
The window above is part of the Myroides odoratus DSM 2801 genome. Proteins encoded here:
- a CDS encoding RecQ family ATP-dependent DNA helicase, with product MDKNNAITLLRKSLNNPNAQFRDDQWESIQKLTTAKEKLLVIQRTGWGKSLVYFISTRILRDQGKGPSIIISPLLALMRNQIESAKRLGIKAVSINSANFDDWEEIKKKVLNDKVDTLLISPERLASEEFIEKILYPIADKIGLFVVDEAHCISDWGHDFRPDYRRIVGILKGMPKGMPILGTTATANNRVINDIKEQIGNINVIKGLLTRDSLKLQNIILNDQASRLAWLKENIPKLKGSGIIYVLTKRDVRTVSEWLEKCGVNSAAYYSGVKSDDFEDSNSYREYLEDALYDNKLKVLVSTTALGMGYDKPDLNFVIHFQAPNSIISYYQQVGRAGRAIDNAYGILLSGQEDAEIHKYFREHAFPPQEIVESILQVLDDYDGLSTIKIEEILNLRKGKIEQTIKYLSVEEFSPITKEGSQWKRTAINYKMDIEKIERLTNQRLLEWSIVQDYLVTKQCLMEFLQKELDDPNIQKCGKCSNCQTDTKLPISVAQNNIIEATIYLKQSEFDILPRKQIAANALPTYNIKGNLKINFQAETGKVLSRWGDSGWGKIVSEDKHLGYFRDDLVDAICEMILNRWQPNPFPEWLTCIPSLRNPELVSNFAERLSKKLKIPFFPIIKKVKESHPQKEQENSFHQCNNLDGVFEIDGIVQNKPVFLLDDAVDSRWTFTIATMLLKKAGSGLVYPIALASTSVNE